Proteins encoded in a region of the Thermodesulfobacteriota bacterium genome:
- a CDS encoding PQQ-binding-like beta-propeller repeat protein: VGGRVYVGGHDGYVYALDGATGEMLWEFPTRGRVGSTPAVHGDRVFVGSSDGYLYALRAGDGSVAWKTPSGRGTFRHLSYGGIRSSPAVALGLVLAGGCDGRVRALDERTGALRWILDGGTEGVYSSPALAGETLFVGTDGLRQSALLAVDARTGTVLWRFPTSTQIFSTPAVAGGAVYFHARNDHVYALRAEDGGLLWKTPAPSLQSEAAAFQDMAKSSPAVAEAAVYVGVDRELVALDRETGRVLWRTPTQGRVDSSPLVVGSTVYVGSDDRSVYGLDAGTGAVRWTYATGARVSVSPSAAHGLLLIGSNDGSLYAFGSPGRSAPDAP, from the coding sequence CGTCGGCGGCAGGGTCTACGTGGGGGGCCATGACGGGTACGTGTACGCCCTGGATGGCGCGACCGGCGAGATGCTCTGGGAGTTCCCCACCCGGGGCCGGGTGGGATCCACTCCGGCCGTCCACGGCGACCGGGTCTTCGTCGGGTCTTCCGACGGCTACCTCTATGCGCTGCGGGCGGGTGACGGATCCGTGGCGTGGAAGACCCCTTCCGGTCGGGGCACCTTCCGCCACCTCTCCTACGGCGGCATCCGCAGCTCCCCCGCCGTGGCCCTCGGGCTCGTCCTTGCCGGGGGGTGCGACGGCCGCGTCCGCGCCCTCGACGAGCGCACGGGCGCCCTGCGCTGGATCCTCGACGGCGGCACCGAGGGCGTCTATTCGTCCCCCGCCCTGGCCGGCGAAACCCTGTTCGTGGGCACCGACGGCCTGAGACAGAGCGCCCTCCTGGCGGTGGACGCCCGCACCGGAACCGTCCTGTGGCGGTTTCCGACTTCCACCCAGATCTTCTCGACCCCGGCGGTCGCGGGCGGTGCCGTCTATTTCCACGCCCGCAACGACCACGTCTACGCCCTCCGGGCCGAGGACGGGGGCCTTCTCTGGAAGACCCCCGCCCCCTCTCTCCAGTCCGAGGCCGCCGCCTTCCAGGACATGGCCAAGTCCTCCCCAGCGGTCGCCGAGGCCGCGGTGTACGTGGGGGTCGACCGGGAACTTGTCGCCCTCGACCGGGAAACCGGACGGGTCCTGTGGCGCACCCCCACCCAAGGCAGGGTGGACTCCTCCCCCCTCGTGGTGGGGAGCACGGTCTACGTGGGATCCGACGACCGCTCGGTGTACGGCCTCGACGCCGGCACGGGCGCCGTCCGGTGGACCTACGCCACGGGGGCACGGGTATCGGTCAGCCCTTCCGCCGCCCACGGCCTCCTCCTCATCGGGTCCAACGACGGCTCCCTCTACGCGTTCGGCTCCCCCGGCAGATCGGCCCCCGACGCTCCCTGA